The following coding sequences are from one Dermacentor silvarum isolate Dsil-2018 chromosome 4, BIME_Dsil_1.4, whole genome shotgun sequence window:
- the LOC119449622 gene encoding RNA-binding protein 28, whose product MAAPSQSLCTLLVRNLPPDAKENKLEELFADIGPIKRCFIVRDKTQQSVCKGVAYVTYASSADAETAVERSRQRSLKWGDRVLAVKAAAPKASREPVSEDTAPKKRTFTKEEKAARKKRKPRLIVRNLSFKATEKTLRDCFSKYGNVVEVNIPKKSDGKMRGFAFVQLDETKSAIKAINGLNATEVLGRPIAVDFSLPKATYQQTTTNSASATTDTADEGGGSALQHEESDEMSDDDAESHSSGASGSGEGSEHGCSDIDEDSGDDDSECSGDVEPDRRPKGDTKNTVFIRNVSFDSQQESLETLMKQFGPCRYCLLCTDVDTGRSRGTAFVRFVQDSSVDACLEAAASSAGIMLDGRRLDVIRALSRDELEEKQKEKKKQKKDRRNLYLAREGLVRPGTEAAQGVSPQDMAKRAKLQARKRKLLANLHYFVSPTRLSVHNLPPSVDDRKLRALFLENAPHGARITEARVMRNLKSPTAESYGYGFVTFTRHEDALAAFRELNNNPATFGPKKRPIIEFCLENKAALVAKERRLQRSKQKLKELHESHVQEQRPADIPMEKKTAFMGAAANRKMKGLPTHSGPKVRTKKGRAGKQNPQPKNKKGKRKLKQKQKTFVKNPRTEKDSFSTMLDKHKKVHSKQTPTLHKTKWFQNQ is encoded by the coding sequence ATGGCGGCCCCCAGCCAAAGTTTGTGCACGCTTCTCGTAAGAAATTTACCGCCGGACGCAAAAGAAAACAAGCTAGAAGAACTGTTCGCCGATATTGGACCCATTAAGCGATGCTTCATTGTCCGCGACAAGACACAACAATCCGTGTGCAAGGGCGTTGCGTATGTTACGTACGCCAGCTCTGCCGATGCAGAGACCGCCGTGGAACGGAGTCGGCAACGCAGTTTGAAGTGGGGCGACCGTGTTCTTGCTGTCAAAGCTGCTGCTCCCAAGGCATCCCGTGAACCGGTGAGTGAGGATACAGCACCGAAGAAGAGGACTTTCACGAAAGAAGAGAAAGCTGCGAGAAAGAAGAGGAAGCCGAGACTGATCGTCCGCAACCTCTCGTTCAAGGCAACGGAGAAAACACTGCGCGATTGCTTTTCTAAGTACGGAAATGTCGTCGAGGTCAACATTCCGAAGAAGTCAGATGGAAAAATGCGTGGTTTTGCATTTGTGCAGCTTGATGAGACCAAGAGCGCTATCAAAGCGATAAACGGCCTCAATGCGACCGAGGTATTGGGACGGCCAATCGCTGTCGATTTTTCCCTTCCCAAGGCAACGTACCAGCAAACGACGACAAATAGCGCAAGTGCTACGACTGACACTGCTGACGAAGGGGGAGGCTCAGCTTTGCAGCATGAGGAAAGTGACGAGATGTCGGATGACGATGCTGAAAGCCACTCGTCGGGAGCTTCCGGATCTGGTGAGGGCTCCGAGCACGGCTGCTCAGACATCGACGAAGACAGCGGCGATGATGACAGCGAATGCAGCGGGGACGTCGAGCCTGATCGGCGCCCAAAAGGCGATACAAAGAACACAGTGTTTATTCGAAACGTGTCGTTCGACAGCCAGCAGGAGAGTCTTGAAACATTGATGAAACAGTTTGGCCCGTGTCGGTATTGCCTTCTGTGCACAGATGTAGATACTGGCCGCTCCAGGGGCACGGCATTCGTCCGCTTTGTCCAAGATTCAAGCGTAGATGCATGCCTTGAAGCGGCTGCTTCATCTGCAGGCATTATGCTAGACGGCCGCCGGCTCGATGTGATCCGAGCTCTCAGTCGGGACGAGCTGGAGGAGAAACAGAAGGAGAAGAAAAAGCAAAAGAAGGACCGCCGCAACCTGTACCTGGCCCGAGAGGGTCTGGTCAGGCCCGGCACCGAGGCTGCACAAGGCGTCTCGCCACAGGACATGGCCAAGCGGGCCAAGCTGCAGGCGCGCAAACGCAAGCTACTAGCCAATCTTCATTACTTTGTGTCGCCCACGCGGCTCAGCGTGCACAATCTGCCGCCTTCCGTGGACGATCGGAAACTGCGGGCACTGTTCCTGGAGAACGCGCCCCACGGCGCGCGCATCACTGAAGCACGCGTTATGCGGAACCTCAAGTCTCCAACCGCCGAGTCCTACGGTTACGGTTTTGTCACTTTCACTAGGCACGAGGATGCATTGGCCGCTTTTCGGGAACTCAACAACAATCCCGCCACTTTTGGACCGAAGAAAAGGCCAATCATCGAATTTTGTCTGGAAAATAAGGCAGCACTGGTGGCCAAGGAGCGCAGACTGCAGAGGAGCAAACAGAAGCTGAAAGAGCTGCACGAGAGTCATGTTCAAGAGCAGAGGCCAGCTGACATTCCTATGGAAAAGAAGACAGCCTTCATGGGTGCAGCCGCAAACCGAAAAATGAAGGGTTTGCCAACGCATTCTGGGCCGAAGGTACGGACTAAGAAAGGTCGTGCTGGCAAGCAAAACCCACAACCTAAGAACAAAAAGGGCAAGAGGAAGCTTAAACAGAAACAAAAAACATTTGTCAAGAATCCACGGACGGAGAAGGACAGTTTCAGCACAATGCTTGACAAACACAAGAAGGTGCACTCAAAGCAGACTCCTACATTGCATAAAACAAAGTGGTTTCAGAATCAATAA